From the Lysobacterales bacterium genome, one window contains:
- a CDS encoding PQQ-dependent sugar dehydrogenase, with amino-acid sequence MRHAISTLIVLCGIAAVPVRGEVIQSERGPIEMTTIATGLNSPWAVAFLPDGRYLVTERAGSMHIIERDGRIGAALAGVPPVYVHGQGGLLDVVLDPDFAANRTLYFSYAEPGDEGAHTAIASARLEPGTLANVRVLFRQTPGYDGGAHFGSRIVIGRDGFLYATIGERGDHRDRAQQLDKTYGKIIRIGRDGHIPKDNPFVGREGARPEVWSFGHRNPQGLALHPSTGELFEHEHGPKGGDEVNIIRKGANYGWPVVTFGREYHGPKIGEGTAKAGMEAPLHYWDPSIAPSGMAFLSSDAAGPWQGDLFVGALKFTLVARLELKDGKVVHEERLLADQHDRVRDVREGPDGALYVLTESRGRLLRLMPIGGNPPASD; translated from the coding sequence ATGCGCCACGCCATCAGCACCCTGATCGTCCTGTGCGGAATCGCCGCCGTGCCGGTGCGCGGCGAGGTCATTCAAAGCGAACGCGGCCCGATCGAGATGACGACGATCGCCACCGGCCTGAACAGCCCCTGGGCCGTCGCCTTCCTGCCGGACGGGCGCTATCTGGTGACCGAACGCGCCGGCAGCATGCACATCATCGAGCGCGACGGCCGGATCGGCGCAGCGCTTGCAGGCGTGCCGCCGGTCTACGTCCACGGCCAGGGCGGCCTGCTCGATGTCGTGCTCGATCCCGATTTCGCCGCCAACCGCACGCTGTACTTCTCGTATGCCGAACCCGGCGACGAGGGCGCACACACGGCCATCGCCAGCGCACGCCTCGAACCCGGCACCCTGGCGAACGTGCGCGTGTTGTTCCGGCAGACGCCGGGCTACGACGGCGGCGCACATTTCGGATCGCGCATCGTCATCGGCCGGGATGGCTTCCTTTACGCCACCATCGGCGAACGCGGCGATCATCGCGATCGCGCGCAACAGCTCGACAAGACCTACGGCAAGATCATCCGCATCGGTCGCGATGGCCACATTCCGAAGGACAACCCGTTTGTCGGCCGCGAAGGCGCACGCCCGGAGGTCTGGAGCTTCGGGCATCGCAATCCGCAGGGACTGGCACTCCACCCGTCCACCGGCGAATTGTTCGAGCACGAGCACGGCCCGAAGGGCGGCGACGAGGTCAACATCATCCGCAAGGGTGCCAACTACGGGTGGCCGGTGGTCACGTTCGGTCGCGAGTATCACGGGCCGAAGATTGGCGAGGGCACCGCGAAAGCCGGCATGGAAGCGCCGCTGCACTATTGGGACCCGTCGATCGCGCCAAGCGGCATGGCCTTCCTGTCGAGCGACGCTGCGGGACCTTGGCAGGGCGACCTCTTTGTCGGCGCCCTGAAGTTCACGCTCGTCGCGCGGCTGGAACTGAAGGACGGCAAGGTCGTGCATGAGGAACGCCTGCTGGCCGACCAGCACGACCGCGTCCGCGACGTGCGCGAAGGCCCGGACGGTGCGTTGTACGTGCTGACCGAGAGTCGCGGGCGATTGTTGCGACTGATGCCGATTGGGGGAAATCCCCCAGCGTCGGATTGA
- a CDS encoding response regulator transcription factor produces the protein MMTTPIRVLLCDDHTILREGLASLLATAPDIQVVGQAADGIEAIELALKLRPQVVVTDISMPKLNGIEVVRRLGQQLPEARVLVLTMHTEEEYVLHLIRAGAAGYLLKDSAGTELLSAVRAIARGRGYFGTHAARVMAQQVQQPQSRLEDPYRDLTDREREVFHLVIEGLTTKEIARRLDIAVKTAENHRTRAMEKLDAKNVAELIRYAVRHRLMD, from the coding sequence ATGATGACGACGCCGATCCGCGTTCTGCTCTGCGACGACCACACCATCCTGCGCGAGGGTCTGGCGTCCCTGCTGGCCACTGCGCCGGACATCCAGGTCGTCGGCCAGGCTGCCGATGGCATCGAGGCGATCGAACTGGCCCTGAAGCTGCGTCCCCAGGTGGTCGTCACCGACATCTCCATGCCGAAGCTCAATGGGATCGAGGTGGTACGTCGACTTGGTCAGCAGTTGCCGGAAGCGCGCGTGCTGGTGCTGACCATGCACACCGAAGAGGAATACGTGCTGCATCTCATTCGTGCCGGCGCCGCGGGTTACCTGCTCAAGGACAGCGCGGGAACTGAATTGCTCAGCGCGGTCCGCGCCATCGCCCGGGGGCGCGGTTATTTCGGCACCCATGCGGCGCGGGTCATGGCTCAGCAGGTCCAGCAACCGCAGTCGCGACTGGAAGATCCGTATCGCGACCTGACCGATCGCGAACGCGAGGTGTTTCATCTCGTCATCGAAGGTCTGACCACGAAAGAGATCGCGCGTCGGCTCGACATCGCCGTGAAAACCGCCGAAAACCATCGCACCCGGGCGATGGAGAAACTCGATGCGAAGAATGTCGCCGAGCTGATCCGCTACGCCGTGCGCCATCGCTTGATGGACTGA
- a CDS encoding sensor histidine kinase, producing the protein MSEREDQPALRSEVELLRVEQRRLFERIAANERHFRGLARSVLRVQEDERRRFARELHDGIGQNLTALKHRLQALATRSTDQDEIAAALQLCSDTLEDTRSLSRLLRPQILDDLGLVAALNWLARSSGDAGGFTVEVECDCDPLPEAVDSEVATLVFRIAQEGFANIVRHARASQVWLRLRCSGAWLQMMLVDDGVGFDPDAARSSASASRSSGVAGLRERAEMFGAQLKWISAPGEGTQLRLRVPLTLEDSGKP; encoded by the coding sequence ATGAGCGAGCGAGAAGATCAACCTGCCTTGCGGTCGGAAGTCGAGTTGCTGCGGGTCGAGCAGCGGCGGCTGTTCGAGCGCATCGCGGCGAACGAGCGCCACTTCCGCGGGCTGGCGCGCTCGGTGTTGCGCGTCCAGGAGGACGAGCGCCGCCGGTTCGCGCGTGAATTGCACGATGGCATCGGCCAGAATCTGACGGCCTTGAAGCATCGGCTGCAGGCGCTGGCCACTCGGTCGACCGATCAGGACGAGATCGCTGCTGCGCTGCAGTTGTGCAGTGACACGCTGGAGGACACTCGGTCGTTGTCGCGCTTGCTGCGGCCACAGATCCTGGATGATCTGGGTCTGGTGGCGGCACTCAACTGGCTGGCGCGCAGCAGTGGCGATGCCGGCGGATTCACGGTGGAAGTGGAGTGCGATTGCGATCCCTTGCCGGAAGCCGTCGACAGCGAGGTCGCGACCCTGGTGTTCCGCATCGCTCAGGAAGGATTCGCGAACATCGTCCGCCACGCGCGTGCATCGCAGGTGTGGTTGCGCCTGCGCTGCAGTGGCGCATGGCTGCAGATGATGCTGGTCGACGATGGCGTCGGCTTCGATCCGGATGCCGCACGATCGAGTGCGAGTGCCTCGCGCAGCAGTGGCGTGGCCGGACTGCGCGAGCGGGCCGAGATGTTCGGTGCTCAGCTGAAATGGATTTCGGCGCCGGGCGAGGGCACACAGCTGCGCTTGCGCGTGCCCTTGACGCTGGAAGATTCCGGGAAGCCATGA
- a CDS encoding protein kinase, which translates to MSEPTAPLAATLTGQFAASDLPPQTRIADRYRIERLLGMGAMGLVYEAVDEQLDVRVALKVLRPELARRPDAFARFRQELLLARQVSSPHVVRIHDLVQHGETWMISMDFIAGRSLEARIDEGTPLPLDEALRIARQLALGLAAAQARGVVHRDLKPANVLLDEQGNAYISDFGVARAAGATRMTGTGMVVGTPDYLSPEQARADELDGRSDQYALGLILREMLTGQLPFAGGTAAEMLTQRVLNDAPSLAIERPDLPLWVVTLCDRLLRRRAAQRFADSAEIAAVIEQARVAPAPGERIGWPRTRLLIVAATVIALIAGAWYLQRDPVPATLQVAAPPSLDIVVLPFTAADAATREMAQTATVTLVDALQAQATPTSADPERVAHALAALGFDAANAGEHLDRVAGELRATTVLRGELVVAAEGMRLRVTAQRGDAAEPTWVMVSPAFDAAGADAAIAAFVAQVQSRFGVALPADAVGEGRDAALAWRELSGLEARARSLDARSRARELLDAHGPASSPRWQRLKAYASLLVGDADTAVQILAPLVSVLPQDHPARIVLARARAERGEFEQAVTDLRALVEEDERSVEAWFLLGKFAIMQGDAKSAVDDYLVRALVLAKRFDDARWRAEIANAFGVGYRNLGQMSEAAEEYEAAIRARHALGDARGEAVSRRNLAVAYAYLGRHDDADAQLVQARALLEPLGDAAAMADVVNDAGVLAEERGDFRVALDAFREALGFRQTQGDQRLIGESLINVGFAYYQVGEFDNALVYWRQADQVYAAIDDASGAVRAQQSLALAEIAQGDVVAARRSLDASLHRAEELQMAEERAVALVSRAELDRIEGHFADAHASALQARDLFVALDDQRGRIESVLVAIQSLLEVGDAAAAAALLATLPEDAIASREQRAQRAQRDAELALLQSDGTRATQAAAHAIALADASRSLAQSLSGRILLAEAEFTQGDPRRAARTLADAREHLARYASVPLRLRLLEAELRIAPDQAAARYREARSELARWPQYGRAWHLHSAALVALRQRDGVLAKEAGTAAALAATALQSQTPIASRDATSKWLDATREPAP; encoded by the coding sequence ATGAGCGAGCCGACCGCACCGCTGGCGGCCACCCTGACCGGGCAGTTTGCGGCCAGCGACCTTCCGCCGCAGACCCGCATCGCCGATCGCTATCGCATCGAGCGCCTGCTCGGCATGGGTGCGATGGGTCTCGTGTATGAGGCGGTCGACGAGCAGCTCGATGTGCGCGTCGCCTTGAAGGTATTGCGACCGGAGCTGGCGCGTCGCCCCGATGCCTTCGCACGGTTTCGTCAGGAGTTGCTGCTGGCGCGGCAAGTGTCGAGCCCGCACGTGGTGCGCATCCATGATCTCGTGCAGCACGGCGAGACCTGGATGATCAGCATGGATTTCATCGCCGGGCGCTCGCTGGAAGCCCGCATCGACGAGGGCACGCCGCTGCCGCTGGACGAGGCCTTGCGGATCGCGAGGCAGCTGGCACTCGGGCTGGCGGCCGCGCAGGCGCGTGGCGTCGTGCATCGCGACCTCAAGCCGGCCAATGTATTGCTGGACGAGCAGGGCAACGCCTACATCAGCGATTTTGGTGTCGCGCGTGCGGCCGGCGCGACTCGGATGACCGGCACCGGCATGGTGGTCGGTACACCCGATTACCTGTCGCCGGAGCAGGCACGGGCCGATGAGCTCGACGGTCGCAGCGATCAATACGCACTGGGTCTGATCCTGCGCGAGATGCTCACCGGTCAATTGCCGTTCGCGGGCGGCACCGCCGCGGAAATGCTGACCCAGCGCGTGCTCAATGACGCGCCCTCGCTCGCGATCGAGCGGCCGGACCTGCCGCTGTGGGTGGTCACGCTCTGTGATCGACTGTTGCGCCGGCGTGCCGCACAGCGCTTTGCCGACAGTGCCGAGATCGCCGCAGTGATCGAGCAGGCCAGGGTCGCGCCAGCGCCGGGAGAGCGCATCGGCTGGCCTCGTACGCGACTGCTGATAGTTGCGGCGACGGTCATCGCGCTCATCGCCGGTGCCTGGTATCTGCAGCGCGATCCGGTGCCGGCCACGCTACAAGTCGCCGCACCGCCATCACTCGACATCGTCGTGTTGCCGTTCACTGCCGCCGATGCGGCGACCCGGGAAATGGCGCAGACGGCGACCGTGACCCTGGTCGATGCGCTGCAGGCGCAAGCCACGCCGACCAGCGCCGATCCGGAACGCGTGGCCCATGCACTGGCGGCACTCGGGTTCGATGCCGCCAATGCCGGCGAGCATCTCGATCGTGTCGCCGGAGAATTGCGCGCGACGACCGTGCTTCGAGGCGAGCTGGTCGTAGCGGCCGAGGGCATGCGCCTGCGGGTGACGGCGCAGCGTGGTGATGCCGCCGAACCGACCTGGGTGATGGTGTCGCCTGCCTTCGATGCCGCCGGCGCCGATGCCGCGATCGCCGCATTCGTGGCACAGGTCCAGTCCCGATTCGGCGTGGCGCTGCCGGCTGACGCGGTCGGCGAGGGGCGTGATGCCGCGCTGGCCTGGCGAGAGCTGTCCGGATTGGAGGCGCGTGCGCGCTCGCTCGATGCGCGAAGTCGCGCACGCGAATTGCTCGATGCCCATGGCCCGGCGTCGTCGCCGCGTTGGCAACGCCTGAAGGCCTATGCATCGCTTCTGGTCGGCGATGCAGACACGGCCGTTCAAATCCTCGCACCATTGGTCTCGGTGTTGCCGCAGGATCACCCCGCACGCATCGTGCTGGCGCGTGCGCGTGCGGAACGCGGCGAATTCGAACAAGCCGTCACCGATTTGAGGGCGCTGGTTGAGGAAGACGAGCGCAGCGTCGAAGCCTGGTTCCTGCTCGGCAAGTTCGCGATCATGCAAGGCGATGCGAAATCGGCCGTCGATGATTATCTGGTGCGCGCGCTGGTGTTGGCGAAACGATTTGACGACGCCCGCTGGCGCGCCGAGATCGCTAATGCATTCGGCGTCGGTTACCGCAATCTCGGCCAGATGAGCGAGGCCGCCGAGGAATACGAGGCCGCGATCCGGGCCCGGCACGCCCTTGGCGATGCGCGCGGCGAAGCAGTCAGTCGGCGCAACCTGGCCGTGGCCTATGCCTATCTCGGTCGTCACGATGACGCCGATGCCCAACTCGTGCAGGCGCGAGCGTTGTTGGAACCCTTGGGGGATGCCGCAGCGATGGCTGATGTCGTCAACGATGCCGGCGTTCTGGCCGAAGAACGCGGCGATTTCCGGGTTGCCCTCGATGCCTTCCGCGAAGCGCTCGGGTTTCGCCAGACCCAGGGCGACCAGCGCCTGATCGGGGAAAGCCTGATCAATGTCGGCTTCGCCTATTACCAGGTGGGCGAGTTCGACAACGCGCTCGTGTACTGGCGTCAGGCCGATCAGGTCTATGCCGCGATCGACGATGCGTCCGGCGCGGTGCGTGCGCAGCAAAGTCTGGCGCTGGCCGAGATTGCTCAGGGCGATGTGGTCGCGGCGCGGCGTTCGCTGGACGCCAGTCTGCATCGCGCCGAAGAGTTGCAGATGGCCGAAGAGCGTGCGGTCGCGCTGGTGTCGCGCGCCGAACTGGATCGCATCGAAGGTCACTTCGCGGACGCCCATGCATCGGCGTTGCAGGCCCGCGATCTGTTTGTCGCGCTCGATGATCAGCGTGGACGCATCGAATCGGTGCTGGTCGCGATCCAGAGTCTGCTCGAAGTCGGCGACGCGGCCGCGGCGGCGGCGCTGCTGGCGACCCTGCCCGAAGACGCGATCGCCAGCCGCGAGCAGCGCGCGCAACGCGCCCAACGCGATGCCGAACTGGCGCTGTTGCAGTCCGATGGCACACGTGCGACGCAGGCCGCTGCTCACGCAATCGCGTTGGCCGATGCGTCGCGCAGCCTTGCGCAGTCGCTGAGTGGACGCATCCTGCTGGCGGAAGCCGAATTCACCCAGGGCGATCCCCGGCGCGCTGCGCGGACCTTGGCCGATGCGCGCGAGCATCTGGCCCGGTATGCCAGCGTGCCCTTGCGCTTGCGCCTGCTGGAAGCAGAGCTGCGCATTGCTCCGGATCAGGCCGCGGCGCGCTATCGCGAAGCCCGCAGCGAGTTGGCGCGCTGGCCGCAGTATGGCCGCGCCTGGCACTTGCATTCGGCCGCACTCGTCGCGCTCCGGCAACGCGACGGGGTGTTGGCGAAAGAGGCCGGTACCGCAGCAGCACTGGCCGCGACGGCATTGCAGTCGCAGACACCGATCGCCTCCCGCGATGCGACGTCGAAGTGGCTCGATGCCACCCGGGAGCCGGCCCCATGA